In Streptomyces longhuiensis, the following proteins share a genomic window:
- a CDS encoding DoxX family protein yields the protein MTGRLNSAQPYALGLFRIIVGLLFACHGAASLFGVLGGAMGGGTVPTGTWPGWYAAVIQLVGGALVALGLGTRAAAFIASGSMAYAYFKVHQPEALWPLQNGGEPSAMFCWAMLLLVFTGSGALGVDRLFTARGESAERPAASASAGEREPAAA from the coding sequence ATGACTGGACGTCTCAACAGCGCCCAGCCCTACGCCCTCGGCCTGTTCCGCATCATCGTGGGCCTGCTCTTCGCCTGCCACGGCGCCGCCTCGCTCTTCGGCGTCCTCGGCGGAGCGATGGGCGGCGGCACCGTCCCCACCGGCACCTGGCCCGGCTGGTACGCGGCCGTCATCCAGCTCGTCGGCGGCGCCCTCGTCGCCCTCGGCCTCGGCACCCGCGCCGCGGCCTTCATAGCCTCCGGCTCGATGGCCTACGCGTACTTCAAGGTCCACCAGCCGGAGGCCCTGTGGCCGCTCCAGAACGGCGGCGAACCGTCCGCGATGTTCTGCTGGGCCATGCTGCTCCTGGTCTTCACCGGCTCCGGCGCGCTCGGCGTGGACCGGCTGTTCACCGCCCGCGGCGAGAGCGCGGAGCGCCCGGCCGCCTCGGCGTCCGCCGGGGAGCGGGAGCCCGCCGCGGCTTGA
- a CDS encoding FAD/NAD(P)-binding protein — protein sequence MSGRSASSSPTCPGSPSLSAVCSAPAAAIVGAGPRGTSVLERLCASAGELLPPGARLTVHVVDPAPPGAGSVWRTSQAPELLMNTVASQVTLFTDDSVDCSGPIRRGPSLHEWAQRQGLTLGPDDYPTRALYGRYLEWVFAETVGCAPDAVRVEVHRARAVRLDDADDGRQTLVLDNGRELTGLSAVVLAQGHLPTAASPAQTRLTEYARQHGLRHIQPANPADLDLSALAPGEPVLLRGLGLNFFDHMALLTEGRGGRYRRTSTGELRYKPSGREPRLYAGSRRGIPYQARGDNAKGPYGRHEPAVLTPEVIARFRKRADSGDAPDFLGEIWPLVAKEVETVYYETLLRRAGAGDTGFREGFLATRHQSSEEADVLYEFGIPGVLRWSWDHVSRPHAELSFGSPDEWRTWLLAHLREDAAHAALGNADGPVKAALDVLRDLRNELRQAVDHGGIGGASRRDHLDRWYTPLNAFLSIGPPRRRIEEMTALVESGVLTVVGPRLDVRAEDGAFVAHSPDVPGSSVRATTLVEARLPETDVTRTGDQLLAGLLKTGHVRPHTLDGYATGGVDVTPRPYRLIDRQGRSHARRFAVGVPTEGVHWVTAAGARPGVDSVTLSDADAVARAALRTASGERAEPGPEQHPWPNVELASVD from the coding sequence ATGAGCGGACGTTCCGCTTCCAGCAGCCCCACATGCCCCGGGAGTCCCTCTTTGTCCGCAGTGTGCTCGGCGCCGGCCGCAGCGATAGTCGGCGCGGGCCCGCGCGGCACCAGCGTCCTCGAACGACTCTGTGCCTCCGCCGGCGAGCTCCTGCCGCCCGGCGCCCGCCTCACCGTCCACGTCGTCGATCCGGCCCCGCCGGGAGCCGGCAGCGTCTGGCGGACCTCGCAGGCTCCCGAACTCCTGATGAACACCGTCGCCTCACAGGTCACCCTGTTCACCGACGACAGCGTGGACTGCTCGGGCCCGATACGCCGGGGGCCGAGCCTGCATGAGTGGGCCCAGCGCCAGGGCCTCACCCTCGGCCCCGACGACTACCCGACCCGCGCCCTCTACGGCCGGTACCTGGAGTGGGTGTTCGCCGAAACCGTGGGCTGCGCGCCCGACGCCGTACGCGTCGAGGTCCATCGCGCGCGAGCCGTGCGCCTCGACGACGCGGACGACGGCCGCCAGACCCTCGTACTCGACAACGGGCGCGAACTGACCGGCCTGTCCGCCGTCGTCCTCGCCCAGGGCCATCTGCCCACCGCCGCGAGCCCCGCCCAGACGCGCCTCACCGAGTACGCGCGGCAGCACGGCCTGCGCCACATCCAGCCCGCGAACCCGGCCGACCTGGACCTCTCCGCCCTCGCCCCGGGCGAACCCGTCCTGCTGAGAGGGCTCGGCCTCAACTTCTTCGACCACATGGCGCTGCTCACCGAGGGCCGCGGCGGACGCTACCGCCGCACGTCCACGGGCGAGTTGCGCTACAAGCCCTCGGGCCGCGAGCCGCGCCTGTACGCCGGTTCGCGCCGCGGCATCCCGTACCAGGCGCGCGGCGACAACGCCAAGGGCCCGTACGGGCGTCACGAACCCGCCGTCCTCACCCCCGAGGTCATCGCCCGCTTCCGCAAGCGCGCGGACTCGGGGGACGCGCCGGACTTCCTGGGCGAGATCTGGCCACTCGTCGCGAAGGAGGTGGAGACCGTCTATTACGAGACCCTGCTGCGCCGCGCGGGAGCGGGGGACACCGGTTTCCGCGAAGGCTTCCTCGCCACGCGGCACCAGAGCTCCGAAGAGGCCGACGTCCTGTACGAGTTCGGGATTCCGGGGGTCCTGCGCTGGTCCTGGGACCATGTCTCCCGGCCGCACGCGGAGCTCTCGTTCGGCTCGCCCGACGAGTGGCGGACCTGGCTCCTGGCCCATCTGCGCGAGGACGCGGCGCACGCCGCGCTCGGCAACGCGGACGGTCCCGTGAAGGCCGCCCTGGACGTGCTGCGCGACCTGCGCAACGAACTGCGCCAGGCCGTCGACCACGGCGGGATCGGCGGCGCGTCGCGCCGCGACCACCTCGACCGCTGGTACACCCCGCTCAACGCCTTCCTGTCGATCGGCCCGCCCCGGCGGCGCATCGAGGAGATGACCGCGCTCGTCGAGTCCGGCGTCCTGACCGTGGTCGGGCCGCGCCTGGACGTGCGGGCCGAGGACGGCGCGTTCGTCGCGCACTCGCCCGATGTGCCCGGATCATCCGTGAGAGCCACCACACTCGTCGAGGCGCGACTGCCGGAGACGGACGTGACGCGCACCGGCGACCAACTGCTCGCGGGGCTCCTGAAGACGGGCCACGTCCGGCCGCACACGCTCGACGGTTACGCGACGGGCGGGGTGGACGTGACACCGCGCCCGTACCGTCTGATCGACCGTCAAGGCAGGTCGCACGCAAGGCGGTTCGCGGTCGGCGTGCCCACGGAAGGGGTGCATTGGGTGACCGCGGCGGGGGCCCGGCCGGGGGTCGATTCGGTGACCCTGTCGGACGCGGACGCGGTCGCGCGAGCGGCTCTGCGGACGGCTTCCGGGGAGCGCGCGGAACCCGGCCCGGAGCAGCACCCCTGGCCGAATGTTGAACTTGCAAGCGTTGATTAG